One Rhipicephalus microplus isolate Deutch F79 chromosome 4, USDA_Rmic, whole genome shotgun sequence genomic window carries:
- the LOC142814520 gene encoding uncharacterized protein LOC142814520 — protein sequence MRRHGRNGEQPADGATETTTNPEDSQRPYTESNNVMRGTLHSEKVDKATTICRGHFENSAACTTKLHEFNRRQNVSADANDASNYVASTPVTGADRLHTTPTSPDASDASPSISRQSSSSDASSPEDTNESDEVAADSEVHSNESAPDASNLPEVPTVAGVVKSTESSTETSQSPQFLLAFDPDEVAGVVPDETDTYASGETSSPPLNDATAENDTRGGGLVEQRELVDVSSVSADDFNENYTDLSSTEVDFSASSSVQSDTTDYGNTSDSSESTPGASDEPFSSTLTWTDSETMSLTEHTFTDDLFNATLSEIDSETISFTERIASDESLDATLAVTVSDTISLDELIVSDEPSDATLIVTESSSMLFFEEITEVPANSSETDGNSTDGSEPTTIPLTTDSDDHSEWQTEVNLTNISSEVMTAEIATGMTPDMTTDMTTTTLRTRKTRKSRKPITDKTRKPLPYSRHKVPNEKSLVCAITEDFSSYWLSFGFPFRYADVYPDHLCTHYIFSPLVFNEFNDTDFSLYPHNFCESSLYTRRQSAARNEFYGIDPPW from the exons ATGCGCCGCCATGGACGTAACGGCGAGCAACCGGCAGATGGTGCGACGGAGACCACCACAAATCCAGAAGATTCGCAGCGCCCGTACACCGAATCTAATAACGTAATGCGCGGTACACTACACAGCGAGAAGGTTGACAAGGCCACGACGATCTGCCGTGGGCATTTCGAGAATAGCGCCGCCTGTACAACTAAG TTGCACGAGTTCAATCGAAGACAGAATGTCAGCGCCGATGCCAACGACGCCAGTAATTACGTTGCGTCCACACCAGTGACGGGTGCCGATAGGTTACACACGACGCCAACGTCACCTGACGCCAGTGACGCATCTCCCTCTATATCTCGCCAGTCTTCCTCGTCCGATGCGTCCTCACCTGAAGACACTAACGAGTCCGACGAGGTGGCAGCCGACAGCGAAGTCCACTCGAACGAGTCGGCACCTGATGCCAGCAACTTGCCCGAAGTTCCGACTGTTGCAGGTGTTGTGAAGTCGACGGAGTCCTCTACCGAGACTAGTCAGTCGCCACAGTTTCTGCTTGCCTTTGACCCCGACGAGGTAGCCGGTGTTGTACCAGACGAAACAGACACCTACGCTTCGGGAGAAACCTCGTCTCCACCTCTGAACGACGCGACTGCTGAAAACGACACGCGAGGTGGCGGTCTTGTCGAGCAGCGGGAACTCGTCGACGTGTCCTCGGTGTCCGCAGATGACTTCAACGAGAACTACACAGATCTCTCGTCGACGGAAGTGGATTTTTCGGCGTCATCGTCAGTCCAATCAGATACCACAGACTATGGAAACACTTCGGACAGTAGCGAGAGCACGCCTGGCGCTTCGGACGAGCCGTTTAGCTCAACACTGACTTGGACGGATTCCGAAACTATGTCACTTACCGAGCACACATTTACTGACGACCTATTTAACGCAACTCTGAGTGAAATAGATTCCGAAACTATTTCTTTCACCGAACGTATCGCTTCGGACGAGTCACTTGACGCAACGCTGGCCGTTACGGTGTCGGACACTATTTCGCTTGACGAGCTTATCGTTTCTGACGAGCCGTCTGACGCAACGCTGATCGTAACGGAATCGTCGTCTATGCTGTTTTTCGAAGAAATAACTGAAGTTCCTGCAAACTCTTCCGAAACTGACGGCAACTCGACTGATGGCTCTG AGCCCACTACAATACCTTTGACAACTGACAGTGACGATCATTCGGAATGGCAAACGGAAG TTAACCTGACGAACATTTCGTCGGAGGTCATGACAGCGGAAATTGCCACGGGAATGACACCGGATATGACTACGGATATGACTACTACGACGTTAAGAA CTCGAAAAACTAGGAAATCGAGGAAACCGATAACAGACAAGACGAGAA AGCCACTTCCATATTCAAGGCACAAAG TGCCGAACGAAAAATCGCTGGTGTGCGCCATCACCGAGGACTTCAGTTCATACTGGCTGTCCTTCGGGTTTCCGTTTCGGTACGCGGACGTGTACCCGGACCACCTCTGCACGCACTACATCTTCTCGCCGCTCGTGTTCAACGAGTTCAACGATACGGACTTCTCGCTCTACCCGCACAACTTCTGTGAGTCCTCTTTGTATACTCGACGGCAATCGGCTGCGAGGAACGAGTTCTACGGAATTGacccgccgtggtag
- the LOC142814521 gene encoding uncharacterized protein LOC142814521 gives MRLYARKSHLPIIYGAATWQDGNGRKQFLQLTDGSRYYNTAASADRLEKFVRMRKQSNVSFIVSFDGDELLGRLLSQRSSENVQLFATNVHVFLRFYDFDGFDIYKIHFTAENVDIWTELLKVLNKELVSGGEYLLSVGFTYEDDLQDESLAETLKYVSFSNLITHVAPIDIWNSTVAEPPNHFSKMKRDVDRVQAVRKLQSNNVMCYTLTLCIAHYVVLEGTPFDPVRGEFFNFHEMSCDRISEMDTEPSKADGMSIVSADGSIYYAYDTSATLLDKIRQLYPHGMCVALFDVQCDDTDDCEDGRYSRVDVVKKEVVALETQRELMLQLRLRQGYL, from the exons ATGCGACTCTATGCACGAAAAAGCCATCTGCCGatcatatatggtgctgccacctggcaggACGGAAATGGACGGAAGCAGTTTTTACAGCTCACTGACGGTTCACGTTATTACAATACGGCTGCCTCCGCAGACCGACTGGAGAAGTTCGTTCGGATGCGGAAGCAGAGCAACGTGTCCTTCATCGTCTCCTTCGATGGCGACGAACTGCTGGGACGACTCCTGTCGCAAAGGTCCTCGGAGAACGTCCAGCTGTTCGCGACAAACGTGCACGTATTTCTGCGCTTCTACGACTTCGACGGCTTCGACATATACAAGATTCACTTCACCGCTGAGAACGTGGACATCTGGACCGAACTTCTAAAG GTCCTCAACAAGGAACTTGTTTCTGGCGGCGAGTACCTTCTGAGCGTCGGCTTTACCTACGAGGACGACTTACAGGATGAAAGTCTCGCCGAAACACTCAA ATACGTGTCGTTCTCTAATCTAATTACGCACGTTGCACCGATAGACATCTGGAACTCGACCGTGGCTGAACCGCCCAATCATTTTAGTAAAATG AAACGCGACGTCGATAGGGTTCAGGCGGTTCGCAAGCTTCAGAGCAACAACGTGATGTGCTACACGCTGACGCTGTGCATCGCGCACTACGTTGTCCTCGAGGGTACGCCTTTCGATCCGGTCCGCGGGGAGTTCTTCAATTTCCACGAAATG TCATGTGACCGGATCTCCGAGATGGACACGGAGCCAAGCAAAGCCGACGGCATGTCCATCGTGTCTGCGGATGGTAGCATATACTACGCCTACGACACGAGCGCCACTCTGCTGGATAAG ATACGGCAGCTGTACCCGCACGGCATGTGTGTGGCTCTCTTCGACGTTCAGTGCGATGACACCGACGACTGCGAGGATGGCCGTTACTCGAGGGTCGACGTGGTGAAGAAAGAAGTGGTCGCTCTGGAAACGCAGCGCGAACTCATGCTCCAGCTGCGCCTACGTCAGGGATATCTGTGA